The Priestia koreensis genomic interval GAAGTCGAAAAGAATTGATGACCAGCTCATGAAAGGAATCTCCGTACCCTAGTACCGTCTTTGCTACAATCCACGGGTTGAAAAACGTTTCCCCCATTCCCGTACTTAAAAGAAAAACAACGAGTAAAAGAAAGAAAAAGACCGCAATCGTAAAGATGACCTTTTGATGAATGAGCGTAGAGAAATGACCCATCCTGACGGCTTTAAATTTGTTCATGATTGTTGTCCTCCTTTACGTGCGATGTAGATGAAAAACGGTGTTCCGACAATCGCCGTCATGACTCCTACCGGAACTTCTTCAGGCATAATGACGTATCTTGCACCTATGTCTGCGATTAGAAGAAAAATTCCGCCAACGGCTGCACTGTAAGGCAAGATCCAGCGATAGTCGTGACCAACCAAAAAGCGGACGATATGAGGAATGATAATGCCAATAAAGGTAATAGGACCTGCAATGGCAACAGCACCACCTGACAAAACCACAATAATAAGAGCGGTGACAACTTTTAGTGTACCTGTCCGCTGTCCTAATCCTTTTGCTACTCCGTCTCCCATTGTTAAAATGTTAATTTTTTGAGCGATGAAAAAGGATACTACAATCGCAACTGCGATATAAGGGAACACCGACCATAGAATGGATAACTTGCGTCCCTGTACAGAACCTGCAAGCCAAAATAGTACTTGTTCTAATGACGTTTCATCGAGGACCAGAAGTCCTTGTGTCAGCGAGGAAAACATCGCTGCAATTGCTGCTCCTGCTAGCGTTAGGCGGATTGGTGTTAGACCTTCTGCTCCTGTCGCTCCTAGTAGATATACGATCATTGCAGCAACCGCAGCTCCTAGAAATGCTACCCAAGCAAATGCTTGTAGTGAATTGAGTGAAAACAGCATGAAGCCCACCACAATAAAGAAGCTTGCTCCTGCATTCACTCCCATAATATCTGGTGAAGCAAGCGGATTTTTCGTTAATGCTTGCATTAACGCCCCTGCTATCCCAAGGCTTGCTCCTACTGTTGCCGCGATGAGAGCTCGTGGCAAACGAACATTCTGAATGACAAGGTGCTCCGTTGATCCATTATTATGTTGAAACGCATCATAGGCCATTTTTAAACTTGTGTGCGTATACCCCATTACGATGCTTGCAACGGCACAAACAGTGAGTAACAAAAGCCCCCCCACTAATCCTACAATTCGTGCATTTCTTGTTTGTAGCAACATGCTTTAAACTCCTATCTCTCCCTATGTAGCTTTTTTCTCTTTTTATAGGTCACGTTCAAACGTGTTGATTAAGATTTATTCTCAATTAAAATTTTATGGTAACGCTCGCACTCTGTCAATGAGTTTGAAAATCATTTTCAATTAGTTATTGACTTTTTACTCATTTATCCATTATTCTTTAATTGTTATTGAAAATCATTATCAATTATGGGGGTTTAAGATGAAACGTACATATTCTACACTACTAGCTGTTTTTACTGCTCTTTTACTCGTCGTGCTAGCCGCTTGTGGCAATAGCAGTGACAACAAATCCGAAAGCAAAGATGACTCAAAGAGCGCTGCTACCTATACAGTGAAACATACGATGGGAACATCTAAAATAAAAGAAAATCCGAAACGAATTGTCGTCTTAACAAATGAAGGTACAGAGGCTCTACTTTCAATGGGGGTAACACCTGTTGGAGCCGTTCAGTCTTGGGCTGGTAACCCTTGGTATGACCATATTAAGAAAGACATGAAGGATGTGAAGAGTGTTGGTACAGAAAGTGAACCAAGCTTAGAAACCATCGCTTCTTTAAAACCAGATTTAATTATCGGAAACAAACAGCGTCAAGAAAAAATCTACGATCAGCTCAATGCAATTGCACCAACTGTCTTCTCAGATGAGCTTCGTGGCGATTGGAAGGAAAACTTCAAGCTTTATGCAAAGGCCGTTAATAAAGAGGAAAAAGGAAACAAAGTGATTGCTGATTTCGATCAACGCATTCAGGACTTAAAAGGAAAACTTGGAGATAAACTTCAACAAAAAGTATCGATCGTACGCTTCACAGCTGGTGATGTTCGTATTTATCACAAAGATAGCTTCTCTGGAGTTATTCTTGATCAACTAGGATTTGCACGCCCTGAATCACAGGACAAACCAGATTTTGCAGAAATGAACGCGACAAAAGAACGCATTCCAGCAATGGACGGTGACGTGCTGTTCTACTTCGCTTATGATCCAGCGAATAAAGAAGTCTCAAGCCTACAAAAAGAGTGGCTGAATGATCCGTTATTTAAAAAGCTGAACGTGTCGCAAAAAGGCAATGTACATGAAGTAGACGATTCAATTTGGAACACAGCTGGTGGGGTAATCGCTGCTAATTTAATGCTAGATGATATCGAAAAATACTTTTTACAAAGTAAATAAAGAAAAGAGTTTCCGTTTTTGCGGAAACTCTTTTTAGTTATTATTCGCTCTTCTCTTCTGAAGGAATTAAAATCTCACCTGTCTTCTCTTGTGTTAACAGGATTTGAAGAATCAACTTTGACAATTGGCTCGGTTGATATGGCTTTACTAAGTAGCTGCTTGCTCCTAGCGACATCCCCTTCTCTTTTTCCTCTAATGCAGATGAGACGACAATCGGAATATCCTTTAGACGAGAGCTTTGTTTTAAGTACGTTAATACATCCCAACCCGTTAAATCTTTTTCATTCAGCATAATGTCTAACACAATGGCATCCGGTTTTTGCTCCTCAAGCGCACCCATTGCTTCTCTTCCTGATTTGTAGTGCTTCACGGCAAAGTTGCTATCTTGAAGCTCTGCCTCTAGCAAGGTTGCCAAGCTCATATCATCCTCAATAATCATGACATGTGCATGAGCGCTTTGCGGAAGTAGTACCTCCTCTTCTATCTCCTGCTCGGCCTGTTGCACCGATGGTAACTTAACTGTGAACGTACTTCCTTCTTTGAGCGTAGACTGAACCTCTACTTCTCCTTGGTGAGCTTTAACGATTTCTTTTACGATAGAAAGCCCAAGACCCGTCCCTCCGATTCTACGACGATCGGAATTATCTACTCGGTAAAACTTCGTAAACAATTTATCGAGTGCATCTTTTGGTATACCTAGTCCTTGATCGATAACATCTACACAAAGCTTATTTGATTGCTCATATACTCTTACCGTAATGTCATTTCCATTGGGAGAATATTTCACCGCATTGCTAATCAAATTCGTCAGCACCTGCCCGATTTTATCTTCATCCATTAAAATAATGGTCTGATCTGTCTCTCGTTGCAGGTGGAACGTATGATCTTTCGCGTTTATTTCCTGTAGATCAATTACCCTTTGAATAACTGGCATCACATCGCCATATCGTTTGTCATACGTTTGCTTTCCAGATTCCATCCTCTGCACATCTAAAAAATCATTAATTAACGCTGTTAAGCGCTGTGCTTCCTGATAGATTGTTTGAACATATTTTTTCTGTCTCTCAGGCTTCAGCTCTCTAGATAGCATGAGTTCTGAAAATCCTAAAATACTTGAGAGCGGTGTACGAAGTTCATGACTAACGGTGCTCACAAACTCTGATTTGATCTGATCAATCTCATACTCTTTTGTAATATCTCGATGAACAAGTATCGTGCCAATTTTTTCTCTACCATTGTAGAGAGGCGTTGCGTACACTTGAATGACCTGCGTTTCTTCTTTTAGCTGATATGTGTACACTTCATCAGACTCATTAAACGCGATGGCAAAATAGTGTGCCAAACCATCAGGATCTTTTACGAGTTGAAGCAAATTCTCCTGCCACGCAGTCGCCTTCGTATGGCTTGAGCACGTTAGAATCTCCGTCATTTTCGTATTAAGCGTGATGATGTCTCCCTCATTATTCACAAGCTGAATACCTTCTTGAACGTTATTCAAAATGCTTTGAAACGTCGAGCGGTCATTTTCCGCTCTCTCATACATCGTAATTTTTTCTAATGAAATGGCAATTTGCTTTCCTAATCCTTCATATTCAGCTACTTCCGCCGCTGAAAACTCATGGCTAAAGCGATTAAATACCATCACCGCTTCTACTTCATCTTTTGAAGACAGAATAGGGATATACACATCATAGCTGTACCCTACTTCAGTGTGAAATCCTTTTTCAGACGGAGCAAGCTCTCGTTTAATGGTGTACGCTCTTTTTCGTTTGAACAATTTTTCGTTTAAGCCATTGTATAGATGATTTAAAAACTGCTTTGCTCCTTCTGCTGAAACACCGATACTCGCATAGCTTCGTTCTTTATTAAATAGTGACACAATTCCTCGGTCAGCTCCAAGAAGTTCAGACATTGAAAGCACAATGCTCTCTAACACTTCCTGTTTATCTAACGAATTCGAAAGGCCGTTAATGAGCTGATTTCGTCGATTCAGCATTTGCTCACGCTTTTCAGTGAGGTCTAATAACTCCTCAAGCTCTGTTTGCTGTGCTTGGAGTTCCTCTTGTTGTGCTAAGAGCTCATCGTTTTGGGCAATTAAGTACTGCTCTTTTTCATGAATCGTATGAACCATTCGCTGAAATGCACTCGATAACTTCCCTATTTCGTCTTTGCGATTCGTATCGAGCAATACGCCAACTTCCTCATCCGCTGCTAGCTGTTCAGCGGCTGAAGCTAGCGTACTCAGTGGTTTTCCCATCTGGTTGACTGCCAGGCGAATAATGCATGCAATCGCAAATAAAATAATTAAAATAAAGATAATAAAAGCGAACTCCATTTGAGATTGCTTGCTTACTTGTTGGAGAAAGTCATTTTCAAGTTCTTTGTTAATCTCACTCGTAAAATTGGCCCAATCACGTTGAAAGGTCACAACGCTTTTTGTCCCACCTGATTTTGATAGGTTAATGAGCTGATCTCGTTCATTGCGCTCATGATACTGAAAACCCTTAAGCAGCAGGTCCTTGAAATAATATTGCCTAAAGCTGTTCATTTCATTGAAATACTCCTTATCTTTAGGCGTTTTCATGTATGGCTTTAGCTTCTGTTGTAGCTGATTAATGACTGCCTCTTGCCTCAGCGCATTTTCCTTTAAATCTTTTCGGTCAAAGGCAATATATCCTCTCGAATCGAAAAAGGCTTCATTGAACGCTGCACCAATTTCTTGCACAACTTTTCTTTTCGCCCGCAAATCCTCCTGGTTATCGGCGTAGTGATTAATCATGTAACGCTGATAACCGACTAACGAACCTGACCCAACAACAAAGATACAAATAAAGATCATCATCACAAGCGAAAATTTTCGAGATAAGCTGTTACTAAAATAAGCGCTTACGTTACTCACCTACAATCTCCTCAACTCTCTTTACCAAATCAATTGGACTATACGGCTTAGCCATGAAGTAATTTGCTCCTGCATTTATTACACGTTCTTTGTCTGCTTGCTGACTCTTAGCAGATAGCATCATAATTTTCACATCTTGATTACGATCCATCTGTCGAATATGTTGTACTAGCTCTAGTCCTGTTTTACCAGGCATCATATAATCTAATAACACTAAATCATACTCATTTTTCTGGAGTAAATCGATTGCTTCATCCCCATCAATTGCTTCATCGATGGAATGATCTTCGTCTTCTAATACGTCAACCACCAACATACGTAGTACTTCCTCATCTTCTACCAATAAAATATTCGCCATTTTCATCACGCCTTCCGATATGAACTTCTTGAAATCCATTTTTCTACACGATCCATTAACTCTTGATTATAAAAAGGTTTAATCATATAATCATCTGCTCCTAGATGAAGCGCTTTTGCAATATCATCAGGTGTCTGTCTTGATGTGAGCATAATTACTTTATATTGATCAGAGGTTGATAGAGAACGAATATGTTTGAGTACCTCTAATCCATCCAGTCCTGGCATTACTCCGTCTAAAATAACGATACATGGTGCAGGATGTTGGTGAAAGTTTGAATCGACAAAATCTTGCCCATCGCTAAACGTTTCAACGCTACACCGAACATTCATTTCTTCTACTAAACTAGTAATGGTATTTTTGACTACTACCCGTGCAATCGGATCATCATCCACAACTGCGATTTTCAAATCTGTACGATGGGACCCAATAGCAGATGAACCTTGATGAACCTTTACCCGATTTCGTCCGCTTTCCTTCGCCACGTAAAGTGCATCGTCTGCTAAGTCAACCCACTGATCAATCTCAACAGAAACGTCCTTTATTTCTACTAGTCCCGCCGAAAATGTACAAGAAAACTTTTCTGTTCCTCCGTCAAAAAGAAGCATTGAAAATTGCTCACGAAGCTCGTTCACTGACCTTTCTGCCTCTTCAATTGAAAGGTTTGAAAAAAGCAGCACAAACTCCTCACCTCCGTACCGACAAATAAAATCTTCTTTCCGAAGGTTGCGGCTTAAAAATTGAGCAAACGTTTGGAGTACTTTGTCTCCTACAATATGTCCGAAGCTGTCATTCACATTTTTAAAATGATCTAAGTCTACTACAGCCAAACAAGACCGACCTTCATGCAACGTTTGATTAGCCAGAAGGGTTGGGTACATTTGTGTAAGAAACTTTCGATTGTATACCTTTGTTAACTCATCCACTAACAGCAATTGATCTACTTTCTTTTTTCGTACCAACTGTCTCTTAATTCGAATAACTAATTCGTCCATTTCCATATCCTTCGTCAAAAAATCATCTGCGCCCTTTTCATAAGCCATAAGACGCGTTTTTTTCGAATGATCCATGCTAATCATCATTGTCGGAATAAAGCTATTTTTTGACTGTTCCTCAAAAAAATCGAGTAGTTCAAATCCCGTTTCATTTTTCATATAAACATCCACTAGAATGCAATCCGGTTGAATCTCATAGAAACTTTGCACGGCTCGCTTTATATCTGTTTTAGGTACTACTTGCCAGCCTTCTTCTTCCAGCGCTTGTTTTACAACCATTAAAAAAGCCGCATCATCATCCACTACTAAAATGACAGGAGCATTTTTATTTATCCGTACTTCCGTATTGAGCTGAGCCTCAATTGTTGAATCTACTTCAAACGTATAACAAAGCTGTAGTAGCTCTAAACAGTACTTTTTCACTTCATCAGGTGACCAAACCCGTTCGCTCTCCTCTTGTAATGATTGCACAAGAGCAGCTGCTTTATTTGAAATGTCTTGCAATCCTAATATCCCGCTTGTGCCTTGAATGGAATGTAAAAAACGATAGACGTCCTGGTGAGGAATTTGAGAAACTTCATCCCACCGAACGAGCTGATTTTTTATATTTTCTAAAAAACGATTGTGGTAATGTTTCACATTAATTCCTACCTTTTCTAAATCTATACCTAGATTATAGGTCGTAAGGACTGACCGAGTAAACCATTTCTAAAGAATAAATACGATAAACGAAAAGGGCTAACGCTCCTCATGAACGAGGAAGCGTAAACCCTTCTCCAAATACGTCACGTACATCGTGAATCACAACAAACGCCTTTTGATCAATGTGATGAATGACTTTCTTCACCTCAAACAACTCTTGCTTGTTGATAACAATATATAAAATTTCTCTTGCTTCTTTCGTGTAACCACCCTGCGCAGAAAAAACAGTTACTCCTCGATTAACGTCCTTATTAATCTTATCGGCAATTTCGAGTGCTTGTGAAGAAATGACCGTCACTGCTTTTCTTGAATCCATTCCTTCCATAATATAATCAATCACTTTTGTACTTATATAAATCGAGATAATCGTATACATCATGTTTTCAAGACCAATCACAAACGATGCGCTTATGACTACAATTAAATCAAAAAACAACATTCCTTTGCTCATACTCCACCCGAAATACTGCGTCATCATACGGGCTAATACGGTCGAACCTCCCGTGGTTCCCCCAGCACGAAACACTAGTCCTAGCCCTACTCCGATTACTACTCCCGCAAAAATCGCTGCCAATAACGTGTCATCTAGCGGTAATTGTAGATGTTCCGTTGCATATAAGCTGAGCGAGGTGGTCACAATGGAGATAATCGTATAAATAATGATTCGCTTTTGTAATAGCCTATATCCGATAATGAGTAAAATTGAATTCAAAATGAAGCTTACTG includes:
- a CDS encoding FecCD family ABC transporter permease, with product MLLQTRNARIVGLVGGLLLLTVCAVASIVMGYTHTSLKMAYDAFQHNNGSTEHLVIQNVRLPRALIAATVGASLGIAGALMQALTKNPLASPDIMGVNAGASFFIVVGFMLFSLNSLQAFAWVAFLGAAVAAMIVYLLGATGAEGLTPIRLTLAGAAIAAMFSSLTQGLLVLDETSLEQVLFWLAGSVQGRKLSILWSVFPYIAVAIVVSFFIAQKINILTMGDGVAKGLGQRTGTLKVVTALIIVVLSGGAVAIAGPITFIGIIIPHIVRFLVGHDYRWILPYSAAVGGIFLLIADIGARYVIMPEEVPVGVMTAIVGTPFFIYIARKGGQQS
- a CDS encoding ABC transporter substrate-binding protein codes for the protein MKRTYSTLLAVFTALLLVVLAACGNSSDNKSESKDDSKSAATYTVKHTMGTSKIKENPKRIVVLTNEGTEALLSMGVTPVGAVQSWAGNPWYDHIKKDMKDVKSVGTESEPSLETIASLKPDLIIGNKQRQEKIYDQLNAIAPTVFSDELRGDWKENFKLYAKAVNKEEKGNKVIADFDQRIQDLKGKLGDKLQQKVSIVRFTAGDVRIYHKDSFSGVILDQLGFARPESQDKPDFAEMNATKERIPAMDGDVLFYFAYDPANKEVSSLQKEWLNDPLFKKLNVSQKGNVHEVDDSIWNTAGGVIAANLMLDDIEKYFLQSK
- a CDS encoding ATP-binding protein, which produces MSNVSAYFSNSLSRKFSLVMMIFICIFVVGSGSLVGYQRYMINHYADNQEDLRAKRKVVQEIGAAFNEAFFDSRGYIAFDRKDLKENALRQEAVINQLQQKLKPYMKTPKDKEYFNEMNSFRQYYFKDLLLKGFQYHERNERDQLINLSKSGGTKSVVTFQRDWANFTSEINKELENDFLQQVSKQSQMEFAFIIFILIILFAIACIIRLAVNQMGKPLSTLASAAEQLAADEEVGVLLDTNRKDEIGKLSSAFQRMVHTIHEKEQYLIAQNDELLAQQEELQAQQTELEELLDLTEKREQMLNRRNQLINGLSNSLDKQEVLESIVLSMSELLGADRGIVSLFNKERSYASIGVSAEGAKQFLNHLYNGLNEKLFKRKRAYTIKRELAPSEKGFHTEVGYSYDVYIPILSSKDEVEAVMVFNRFSHEFSAAEVAEYEGLGKQIAISLEKITMYERAENDRSTFQSILNNVQEGIQLVNNEGDIITLNTKMTEILTCSSHTKATAWQENLLQLVKDPDGLAHYFAIAFNESDEVYTYQLKEETQVIQVYATPLYNGREKIGTILVHRDITKEYEIDQIKSEFVSTVSHELRTPLSSILGFSELMLSRELKPERQKKYVQTIYQEAQRLTALINDFLDVQRMESGKQTYDKRYGDVMPVIQRVIDLQEINAKDHTFHLQRETDQTIILMDEDKIGQVLTNLISNAVKYSPNGNDITVRVYEQSNKLCVDVIDQGLGIPKDALDKLFTKFYRVDNSDRRRIGGTGLGLSIVKEIVKAHQGEVEVQSTLKEGSTFTVKLPSVQQAEQEIEEEVLLPQSAHAHVMIIEDDMSLATLLEAELQDSNFAVKHYKSGREAMGALEEQKPDAIVLDIMLNEKDLTGWDVLTYLKQSSRLKDIPIVVSSALEEKEKGMSLGASSYLVKPYQPSQLSKLILQILLTQEKTGEILIPSEEKSE
- a CDS encoding response regulator transcription factor produces the protein MANILLVEDEEVLRMLVVDVLEDEDHSIDEAIDGDEAIDLLQKNEYDLVLLDYMMPGKTGLELVQHIRQMDRNQDVKIMMLSAKSQQADKERVINAGANYFMAKPYSPIDLVKRVEEIVGE
- a CDS encoding diguanylate cyclase, with translation MKHYHNRFLENIKNQLVRWDEVSQIPHQDVYRFLHSIQGTSGILGLQDISNKAAALVQSLQEESERVWSPDEVKKYCLELLQLCYTFEVDSTIEAQLNTEVRINKNAPVILVVDDDAAFLMVVKQALEEEGWQVVPKTDIKRAVQSFYEIQPDCILVDVYMKNETGFELLDFFEEQSKNSFIPTMMISMDHSKKTRLMAYEKGADDFLTKDMEMDELVIRIKRQLVRKKKVDQLLLVDELTKVYNRKFLTQMYPTLLANQTLHEGRSCLAVVDLDHFKNVNDSFGHIVGDKVLQTFAQFLSRNLRKEDFICRYGGEEFVLLFSNLSIEEAERSVNELREQFSMLLFDGGTEKFSCTFSAGLVEIKDVSVEIDQWVDLADDALYVAKESGRNRVKVHQGSSAIGSHRTDLKIAVVDDDPIARVVVKNTITSLVEEMNVRCSVETFSDGQDFVDSNFHQHPAPCIVILDGVMPGLDGLEVLKHIRSLSTSDQYKVIMLTSRQTPDDIAKALHLGADDYMIKPFYNQELMDRVEKWISRSSYRKA
- a CDS encoding YitT family protein, with amino-acid sequence MKSWMKEIIYIIIGSFLFAFGINYFALPNELAEGGVTGITMITYYLFKWSPGTVSFILNSILLIIGYRLLQKRIIIYTIISIVTTSLSLYATEHLQLPLDDTLLAAIFAGVVIGVGLGLVFRAGGTTGGSTVLARMMTQYFGWSMSKGMLFFDLIVVISASFVIGLENMMYTIISIYISTKVIDYIMEGMDSRKAVTVISSQALEIADKINKDVNRGVTVFSAQGGYTKEAREILYIVINKQELFEVKKVIHHIDQKAFVVIHDVRDVFGEGFTLPRS